The following coding sequences lie in one Miscanthus floridulus cultivar M001 chromosome 9, ASM1932011v1, whole genome shotgun sequence genomic window:
- the LOC136479787 gene encoding putative serpin-Z6A: MKRMSEDLRGCMLSTKEALDTVLAEAGPIPSGALPEADAGAFTEWLRAKVGLMVPIISHVGDFGAFVVALGVTRSFQHTGYNHAPALGRPPHRFSSVDEVRWSDEACQNIVKQFVSKFWMKGGRVLAAEKAAASWAELNASAGGGSSETKAVSVPSALGDSLGAHGSWEALVSNAASLTALALCFTRQLQAPPDVTGEPGGPTAAVNLVFSPVPVYAALALLAAGARGGTLQELLDALGGDSRDDLAAFARRATERAHADRSRSGGPAVAFACGASHDPAWALLPAFRDAAAASYNAEAHAVDFSNEPEKAVGEINGCLAAATNKHIDSILDPSSVNTLTSLVLSSAICFRGRWEAPFAKAHTVVDKFHRLDGSNADVPFMYSVHSQYIAIRNGYKVLKLPYRSPAPARAPAPRKGSSSQSNVGDDPAPKYSMCIFQPNERDGLPGLIEMSSGPGFSHYLRLLTLHVPVGDFRLPKFKLSASGSVRQVLRNGMGINSVFVAGEADLDDMAAKHDEDAAGRPLYVADVCHKAVLEVNEGGTVAIGATASYMLCGASAIMDQPVKVDFVADHPFVFFLIQEVSRAIIFVGRVLDPSISA; the protein is encoded by the exons ATGAAGCGTATGAGTGAGGATCTTCGTGGTTGCATGTTGTCCACGAAGGAGGCGTTGGACACTGTTTTGGCAGAGGCGGGGCCTATCCCTAGCGGAGCTCTTCCAGAGGCAGATGCGGGAGCTTTTACTGAGTGGCTCAGGGCCAAAGTTGGTTTGATGGTTCCCATTATTAGCCATGTTGGTGATTTTGGAGCTTTTGTGGTGGCTCTTGGTGTCACTCGGTCATTCCAACACACAGGCTATAACCACGCCCCTGCCTTGGGGCGTCCTCCGCATAGGTTCTCCTCAGTGGATGAGGTCAGGTGGTCTGACGAAGCTTGCCAGAACATTGTGAAGCAATTTGTTTCTAAGTTTTGGATGAAGGGTGGTCGTGTTCTTGCTGCTGAGAAGGCTGCTGCTAGTTGGGCGGAG CTTAATGCAAGTGCTGGTGGTGGTTCTTCCGAGACTAAGGCGGTGTCTGTACCAAGTGCCTTGGGGGATTCCTTGGGTGCTCATGGCTCATGGGAGGCATTGG TATCCAACGCCGCCAGCCTAACGGCGCTTGCGCTCTGCTTCACCAGGCAACTACAAGCGCCGCCCGACGTCACGGGGGAGCCGGGcggccccaccgccgccgtcaacCTCGTCTTCTCGCCGGTGCCCGTCTACGCCGCGCTAGCGCTGCTGGCCGCCGGCGCCCGCGGCGGCACGCTCCAGGAGCTCCTTGACGCGCTCGGCGGAGACTCCCGCGATGACCTCGCCGCGTTCGCCCGCCGCGCCACAGAGCGCGCGCACGCAGACCGGTCGCGGTCGGGCGGGCCGGCCGTCGCGTTCGCGTGCGGCGCGTCGCACGACCCGGCGTGGGCGCTCCTGCCGGCCTtccgcgacgccgccgccgcgtcctacAACGCCGAGGCGCACGCCGTCGACTTCAGTAACGAG CCGGAGAAGGCAGTTGGCGAGATCAACGGCTGTTTGGCGGCGGCGACTAACAAGCACATTGACTCGATCCTTGATCCCAGTTCAGTGAACACACTGACAAGCCTCGTGCTCTCCAGCGCCATCTGCTTCAGGGGCAGATGGGAGGCGCCGTTCGCCAAGGCGCACACGGTGGTGGACAAGTTCCACCGCCTCGACGGCAGCAATGCCGACGTGCCCTTCATGTACTCAGTGCACAGCCAGTACATCGCCATCCGgaacgggtacaaggtgctcaaGCTCCCATACAGATCACCGGCACCAGCACGGGCACCAGCACCACGTAAGGGATCATCATCACAGAGCAATGTTGGCGATGACCCCGCCCCGAAATACTCCATGTGCATCTTCCAGCCTAACGAGCGGGACGGGCTCCCAGGTCTCATTGAGATGTCCTCTGGCCCCGGGTTCTCGCACTACC TGCGCCTGCTGACCTTGCATGTCCCCGTCGGGGACTTCCGGCTGCCCAAGTTCAAGCTGTCCGCCTCCGGCAGCGTGAGGCAGGTGCTGAGAAACGGCATGGGGATCAATTCCGTTTTCGTTGCTGGCGAAGCTGACCTGGACGACATGGCGGCCAAGCATGACGAGGACGCTGCTGGCAGGCCGCTGTACGTTGCCGACGTCTGCCATAAGGCGGTGCTTGAG GTGAACGAGGGTGGCACCGTTGCCATTGGTGCCACTGCCAGCTACATGCTCTGTGGGGCAAGTGCGATAATGGATCAGCCGGTGAAGGTGGATTTCGTTGCTGACCACCCATTTGTGTTCTTTCTGATCCAGGAGGTGTCTCGTGCTATCATCTTTGTTGGCCGCGTCCTCGACCCTTCGATTTCAGCGTGA